CCTACAAGTCTGGCGCCCTTCAATCTGGGAGGGTGAAAAGCCTTGTCAGCATCCCAAACGCCTGGAGACAGGTTATGCACCAGCTTTAATTACGTTGTGTGTACTCATGTATGTGCCTTAATTACGTTGTGTGTACTCATGTATGCGCCTGTGCgagtgtatgcatgtgcaggCCACCAGCAAGTGTGTGTGGCCATCAGAAGgtaactttgtggagttggttttctcctctaTTATGTGGGTCCAGGGACCAGAACTCGGGCTTGGAGGATTCAAATCTCATGACTCAAGACTGCCAGCCTCATAATGAgattttaagatttcatcttacaaaGATGAgttataagaaataagaaatttctGACACGGATCAGATTTATGCTTTGGTAAatcaaataaaacttttcaatggtaaaaaaaaaaaaaccacagtaaTTGTTAATATCCATTTAGTTGCCCAGTAAATACGTGTAGTCTGTACCGCAGAGTGGTAGAAACAGTAACACAGAACTTAATTCCAACATTCACAGCACCCCACGGGGAGGCACCTTACAGATAAACACTAAGTTTGTCTCAACCAAATGTGtgcatttttgttggtggtggcagaatatgtagccctggctgtcctgggactttctatgtaaaccaggctggccttgaacttgcaaagaTTCATCTGACATCTTCTCAGCTCATGTGGGCACTTGGCTGAGTGACATGCAGGGCTGACCCAGGAGTGGCACCATGACATCTGTAACACAAATATCCTCTTACTTGTTAGCTCTCAACATACAATAATGCACAAGAAATATTTGCCTGCTGAatgagagatttttgttttcagtttatagtggggaataaagaaaatttattggAAGGAAAACAATGTTTGAGTTTTTATTAGGTAAATACTCTAATTCAGATgagcttcttttgtttttgtttgtttgtttgtttttgtttttgagacagggtttcactgtattgttttggagcctgtcctgacactcgatctgcagaccaggctggcctcaaactcacagagatccgcctgcctctgcctctcgagtgctgggattaaaggtgtgctccaccaacgcctggcttcagaTGAGCTTTTATACAGTTCTCTCTTTTGTTGTACACTGTAAGCTGGTAAGAGCTCCAAAACATAATTTCCTGCCTCTGAAGATAACCTAGCTTTTAGGTTCTTGGTTTTATAAATAGTGGGATATAGAAGAGTAGCAATTACTTTAATAGCACaacctgaagagatggctctcggttaagagcatgtgcttcCAGAAGCCcggagttcagtttccagcacttgCATGGCTGTCTTATAAATGCCTGTAACCTGACTCAGTTCCCGGTATCACACACTCTCTTCTGATCTGAGGGCACCTACATGCCACTGTAGATACCCTACccccacaaatacacaaaatctTCCAAGTAATTCACAGAAGAGCATGGCTGCCAATTCAGGATTTCTCTGAGTCAAAAGGCCcaagtcagtcccatgctgagGCCGGCTCCCTGTTTCTGCTAAGTTCCTTTTCTCCAGACAAGGTGCTCCTCCGGGGAAAGTACAGCTAAAGACTGTCTTCCTACTAAGAGTAAAGCACACAAAAAGggagtttaaatttaaaactgtACACTCTAAGAGCCAAGAAATAAATGGGTTTCTGAGTCCTCCTCTCAGATATAACACACCACAGGGGTCATTTCCATTTGCTATCTCTAAGCCTCAAGGGACCCTGTTGGAACGAGGCCAGCAAGTCTGTGAGAGAGCAGGCCAAGAAGGCAGGCCTGACTCACCACCTGTACCAATAAGCTTTGGGAAgtaaattgctttatttttgtcACTAGGACCAGTGGTTTCCAAACTATGGTCCTCGATCAGAAAACCCTGCAGGCCAGTTCCTAACATCACcatctgtagacctggctgcccCTAGAAGAAAGCTACCAACATTAACATCGTGTATGGAACAAGCATCATGCCAGGTGGATTCTTGAACACAGAAATTTAACTGGAACTAAACAAACGCCCTGGGTCATTTCTACATCAGGTTCACATCATACTGGGAAACCTCAAGTTCCATCTTCTCATTTCTGTAATTGAGAAGTTTGGGAAAATTTGTTACGTGTTTTTGTTCTGACAAaaacatttctgtgtgtgtatatgtgtagaatatatacatttacatatatgtgtatatgtatgtatatatactctataaatatttaagtacatatataattaattaattgaaatacAAATACCTGCCACATTTCCACTTTCCTTTTCACTTCCTCCTTTTCCACAAACTCCTTTAAATTTGCAAGGGCTTTGGCTGCCAATATCCTCCTGGCTTCAGCACTCAGTTCAGACTGAAAACCATCATCTGGCATTGCTTCCAACAGGGATGagctgccttggctttcctgaaCATGTGGGCACTGTGACTTAGGACTGGAGCCACAGTTTAGAGGGCTGCAGGGagtcctcccatcctcctgaaCAGAGCCTGGAACCCAACCACTAGGAGCTTCACAATGACTGTGGGTGACTTGCTCTGGTTCCATATGAACACCTGCAAAGTTGGGTGTCACTGGTTCTCCAGGATTGTGTGGACAAGAAATACCCACAGAGAAGGTCCTGCTCCGCTGTACTTCCTTTGGAATGTCCTTCCTACAGAAGAGTGGTGACCCATTGTCCTTGAGTCCTTCTAAGCCTCGGCACTTTGACTGAGTCCAGAAGGAAAATGTACTGTGAACCAGTGCTTCCTTATTTAAACCTAGCTCTGAAGTCGGTGGTATGAAACAGTTGCTGATTTGCGCCTGGTGCTGGAGGCTGTGGCCCAGCAAATCCTGGGCAGGCACTGTCCAGGGTGTCTCCCCTTGCTCCAGGATAGCTTTGGCCCTCTTTAAGTCTGAGTCACTGTAGCTGAGCTGTCTTTTCAGATGCGTCAGGGGCTGAAGactctctgcatccctcctcttccagAGGGGGTCAAAGTCTTGCTCATTAGAAAGACTCACATCCTGATTCTCAAACTCGGCCACCACTGCAGTGGGGTCAAACGGGTCAGGTGCATCACTGTTCTGCCTCAGTAACTCTTGATCCAGTTGCATTGTGACCATCTCAGACACAGTCTTCTCGATTTCAGCAGAGAGGCCAGGTCCTTCTAGCTGGCTCTTCACTACTACTGGCCTGTTCTCAGCCAAGTCAAGCAGCAGCTTGCAAACTAGGTGGATGATCTTTGGCACGTATTTCAGAAGTCGTGCCTCATAACCATGAAGCAGATGACGCTGGCGAATCAGGTACTGGGCTAAGGTAACAGCATGTGCTTTGGGATCGCAGCAAGAGAAAATATTACGGAGTGGAGCCAGAAACTGAGTGAATTCCCGTACACAGAGCAGTTGCCCTCTGGTCTGTATGGAATTGGGGCGTTTTGCCCGCACAAATATAATTGCTTGGTCAGCAGTCATTCTTGTTGCAAAAACTAAATAACATGCTATTAGGACACCTAGACAGTAAAGAAGACTCACATGAGAAAAGACTCGTTTATGTGCCAGTGTTTGGTGACTTTAAAGCCTGAATGctgttaataaatcataaatacaaGCACATTTAAAGGATAGTAATGACACCTGCCAGCtctttgttgcttttaaaaaaaaaaaaatacaggttatcatataacctaggctggcctggaactctgtatacaggcaaggatgaccttgaactcttgatcctccggCCTCTACCGTCCAAGTATATACAAGTATATACCACCAGGCTGcttttatgtagttctggctatcaaactcaggacttcctgtatgctaggcaa
The DNA window shown above is from Cricetulus griseus strain 17A/GY chromosome 3, alternate assembly CriGri-PICRH-1.0, whole genome shotgun sequence and carries:
- the Ptpdc1 gene encoding protein tyrosine phosphatase domain-containing protein 1 isoform X1, producing the protein MAAGVLPQNEKTYSTLVNSSGYAANMDENSERPTPKYTKVGERLRHVIPGHMACSMACGGRACKYENPARWSEQEQAIKGVYSSWVTDSILAMARPSSELLEKYHIIEQFLSHGIKTIINLQRPGEHASCGNSLEQESGFTYLPEAFMEAGIYFYNFGWKDYGVASLTAILDMVKVMTFALQEGKVAVHCHAGLGRTGVLIACYLVFATRMTADQAIIFVRAKRPNSIQTRGQLLCVREFTQFLAPLRNIFSCCDPKAHAVTLAQYLIRQRHLLHGYEARLLKYVPKIIHLVCKLLLDLAENRPVVVKSQLEGPGLSAEIEKTVSEMVTMQLDQELLRQNSDAPDPFDPTAVVAEFENQDVSLSNEQDFDPLWKRRDAESLQPLTHLKRQLSYSDSDLKRAKAILEQGETPWTVPAQDLLGHSLQHQAQISNCFIPPTSELGLNKEALVHSTFSFWTQSKCRGLEGLKDNGSPLFCRKDIPKEVQRSRTFSVGISCPHNPGEPVTPNFAGVHMEPEQVTHSHCEAPSGWVPGSVQEDGRTPCSPLNCGSSPKSQCPHVQESQGSSSLLEAMPDDGFQSELSAEARRILAAKALANLKEFVEKEEVKRKVEMWQKELNSREGAWERICGERDPFILCSLMWSWVEQLKEPVITKEDVDMLVDRQADAGEALFLLEKGQYQTILCVLHCIVSLQTLPVEVEEACLSHAIKAFTKVSFDSEDGPIVYNTLKKIFKHTLEEKRKMAKDSPRPGLS
- the Ptpdc1 gene encoding protein tyrosine phosphatase domain-containing protein 1 isoform X2, which translates into the protein MLQTWMVMVAVSSVNRTEGNPTFPERKKNSERPTPKYTKVGERLRHVIPGHMACSMACGGRACKYENPARWSEQEQAIKGVYSSWVTDSILAMARPSSELLEKYHIIEQFLSHGIKTIINLQRPGEHASCGNSLEQESGFTYLPEAFMEAGIYFYNFGWKDYGVASLTAILDMVKVMTFALQEGKVAVHCHAGLGRTGVLIACYLVFATRMTADQAIIFVRAKRPNSIQTRGQLLCVREFTQFLAPLRNIFSCCDPKAHAVTLAQYLIRQRHLLHGYEARLLKYVPKIIHLVCKLLLDLAENRPVVVKSQLEGPGLSAEIEKTVSEMVTMQLDQELLRQNSDAPDPFDPTAVVAEFENQDVSLSNEQDFDPLWKRRDAESLQPLTHLKRQLSYSDSDLKRAKAILEQGETPWTVPAQDLLGHSLQHQAQISNCFIPPTSELGLNKEALVHSTFSFWTQSKCRGLEGLKDNGSPLFCRKDIPKEVQRSRTFSVGISCPHNPGEPVTPNFAGVHMEPEQVTHSHCEAPSGWVPGSVQEDGRTPCSPLNCGSSPKSQCPHVQESQGSSSLLEAMPDDGFQSELSAEARRILAAKALANLKEFVEKEEVKRKVEMWQKELNSREGAWERICGERDPFILCSLMWSWVEQLKEPVITKEDVDMLVDRQADAGEALFLLEKGQYQTILCVLHCIVSLQTLPVEVEEACLSHAIKAFTKVSFDSEDGPIVYNTLKKIFKHTLEEKRKMAKDSPRPGLS
- the Ptpdc1 gene encoding protein tyrosine phosphatase domain-containing protein 1 isoform X5; this encodes MACSMACGGRACKYENPARWSEQEQAIKGVYSSWVTDSILAMARPSSELLEKYHIIEQFLSHGIKTIINLQRPGEHASCGNSLEQESGFTYLPEAFMEAGIYFYNFGWKDYGVASLTAILDMVKVMTFALQEGKVAVHCHAGLGRTGVLIACYLVFATRMTADQAIIFVRAKRPNSIQTRGQLLCVREFTQFLAPLRNIFSCCDPKAHAVTLAQYLIRQRHLLHGYEARLLKYVPKIIHLVCKLLLDLAENRPVVVKSQLEGPGLSAEIEKTVSEMVTMQLDQELLRQNSDAPDPFDPTAVVAEFENQDVSLSNEQDFDPLWKRRDAESLQPLTHLKRQLSYSDSDLKRAKAILEQGETPWTVPAQDLLGHSLQHQAQISNCFIPPTSELGLNKEALVHSTFSFWTQSKCRGLEGLKDNGSPLFCRKDIPKEVQRSRTFSVGISCPHNPGEPVTPNFAGVHMEPEQVTHSHCEAPSGWVPGSVQEDGRTPCSPLNCGSSPKSQCPHVQESQGSSSLLEAMPDDGFQSELSAEARRILAAKALANLKEFVEKEEVKRKVEMWQKELNSREGAWERICGERDPFILCSLMWSWVEQLKEPVITKEDVDMLVDRQADAGEALFLLEKGQYQTILCVLHCIVSLQTLPVEVEEACLSHAIKAFTKVSFDSEDGPIVYNTLKKIFKHTLEEKRKMAKDSPRPGLS
- the Ptpdc1 gene encoding protein tyrosine phosphatase domain-containing protein 1 isoform X4; translated protein: MQMQDPSRRPSAVHFLSAFLQGRRHSTSDPVLRLQQARRGSGSATKLLSSSSLQVMVAVSSVNRTEGNPTFPERKKNSERPTPKYTKVGERLRHVIPGHMACSMACGGRACKYENPARWSEQEQAIKGVYSSWVTDSILAMARPSSELLEKYHIIEQFLSHGIKTIINLQRPGEHASCGNSLEQESGFTYLPEAFMEAGSVLIACYLVFATRMTADQAIIFVRAKRPNSIQTRGQLLCVREFTQFLAPLRNIFSCCDPKAHAVTLAQYLIRQRHLLHGYEARLLKYVPKIIHLVCKLLLDLAENRPVVVKSQLEGPGLSAEIEKTVSEMVTMQLDQELLRQNSDAPDPFDPTAVVAEFENQDVSLSNEQDFDPLWKRRDAESLQPLTHLKRQLSYSDSDLKRAKAILEQGETPWTVPAQDLLGHSLQHQAQISNCFIPPTSELGLNKEALVHSTFSFWTQSKCRGLEGLKDNGSPLFCRKDIPKEVQRSRTFSVGISCPHNPGEPVTPNFAGVHMEPEQVTHSHCEAPSGWVPGSVQEDGRTPCSPLNCGSSPKSQCPHVQESQGSSSLLEAMPDDGFQSELSAEARRILAAKALANLKEFVEKEEVKRKVEMWQKELNSREGAWERICGERDPFILCSLMWSWVEQLKEPVITKEDVDMLVDRQADAGEALFLLEKGQYQTILCVLHCIVSLQTLPVEVEEACLSHAIKAFTKVSFDSEDGPIVYNTLKKIFKHTLEEKRKMAKDSPRPGLS
- the Ptpdc1 gene encoding protein tyrosine phosphatase domain-containing protein 1 isoform X3, whose product is MQMQDPSRRPSAVHFLSAFLQGRRHSTSDPVLRLQQARRGSGSATKLLSSSSLQVMVAVSSVNRTEGNPTFPERKKNSERPTPKYTKVGERLRHVIPGHMACSMACGGRACKYENPARWSEQEQAIKGVYSSWVTDSILAMARPSSELLEKYHIIEQFLSHGIKTIINLQRPGEHASCGNSLEQESGFTYLPEAFMEAGIYFYNFGWKDYGVASLTAILDMVKVMTFALQEGKVAVHCHAGLGRTGVLIACYLVFATRMTADQAIIFVRAKRPNSIQTRGQLLCVREFTQFLAPLRNIFSCCDPKAHAVTLAQYLIRQRHLLHGYEARLLKYVPKIIHLVCKLLLDLAENRPVVVKSQLEGPGLSAEIEKTVSEMVTMQLDQELLRQNSDAPDPFDPTAVVAEFENQDVSLSNEQDFDPLWKRRDAESLQPLTHLKRQLSYSDSDLKRAKAILEQGETPWTVPAQDLLGHSLQHQAQISNCFIPPTSELGLNKEALVHSTFSFWTQSKCRGLEGLKDNGSPLFCRKDIPKEVQRSRTFSVGISCPHNPGEPVTPNFAGVHMEPEQVTHSHCEAPSGWVPGSVQEDGRTPCSPLNCGSSPKSQCPHVQESQGSSSLLEAMPDDGFQSELSAEARRILAAKALANLKEFVEKEEVKRKVEMWQKELNSREGAWERICGERDPFILCSLMWSWVEQLKEPVITKEDVDMLVDRQADAGEALFLLEKGQYQTILCVLHCIVSLQTLPVEVEEACLSHAIKAFTKVSFDSEDGPIVYNTLKKIFKHTLEEKRKMAKDSPRPGLS